The sequence GTTGTTACTTAACATGTTATAACTGCTTATTAAGTGATATACTTTAGGCTTTTGTCTTCTTTCGTCAGAAATGTGATATCTCAGAGTTAACTAAATTGATTCTGAAGCGACGGTGACCCATCGGTCTCAGCTCTGCTAGCCCTTTGAAGCTTCGATTTTGAAGCGAAATGACTTGTACTGAATGAGTGTGGAAAAAACTGAATGATGAGCATAGCCCCTAAATCCTCATCCTATTCTTTTTCTACTGAATGTACTGCTTCCCTGTATTCAGCATGACTTGAGCATGCACTGATAATAATAGAAGCTCTGGTTTCTCAAAACAAAAGCATAATCGCATATGATTATGCCTCTATACACTGACATGATACAAATCTATGAGTAAGTTGAGCTTATTTTTACACTTATCTGCATACCTACCTATCCAATGGAGAAAAAAAATTGAGTTGATtcaacaaaagaagaaaaaaatgagaagaTGCATtacactaaaaacaaaataagaaaaaagGAGAAGATGCACTCTCGTATTCAGGGGCGGAGCTGGAGCAAATGTTACCCGATGCACCGCTTTAATAAGGcgtaaaattttcaaacaactttctATTGAATAAAGGTTTGTTTAACAACTTCTAGCACATATTATAGGACATAATAGAAGGTGATGTGTAAAAAAATATGTAGCAATCAAAATGCTCACAATAATGATAAAATGAGAGACAAAATTACCTGAAAATGGATGTCTTGCATTTCCAAATTCCAGAATACATCATTGGACAACAAGGTTCAGTAACCTACAAGATAAAAATAGAATTGAACTTTCTAGTCGAACATAATAAAATGCTAGGATGAAAGTACTTAAATGACTAAAAACCTGTAAATTACCTTTAGTACATCCTACACCTCCGAGCGACGAAATATTCAACAACTTGAGCATTGCTGGCCTTTTTCATTCATTCTTTCAATTTTCTCTTGCCCGGATCATATTGAATCCTCTCTCCCCAAATTATGTTTTCCAAAACATCTTGTGATGGCGCTTTTCTTTTGAGAAGAAACTTCTCAATATTATCTGCATATAACAAATACAAATTACATATGAGAGATAAAAAATGAGAGTGGATTTAATCTATCAGCCGCAAGTTTATAACCCTAAAAAATGCTCCAAGTTTTGCCAATACATAGGGATTTAATCTATCAGCTGCAAGTTTATACACGTAACTTTTGCAACTTGCAATTCGTAGAAAGATTTAGAAAAGGTAGGGCAAGGACACTACCAGAATTGGGGTTCCTTCCTATCCAATCTATAGACAGAACGGAAGATCTCTCGGACAGGTCGCCGAATTGCAGAGAGCAGGAGGGCCAGCCGAAGACGAAATTGCGACGTGCGGTAGGTGTCGCGCGGAACTCAAGTGTGGCTGTGGTGCTGCGGCCTGCGGCGTCCGACGTCGCCGGTTCGCTGCCGCCTGTGTACGCGAGGCGTATATAGGTCGTATGGATCGATTGATTTCACGGCCGCTTGGTACGCGCACGTACGTCTACACGGGAAACTGATCGATCGATTGATTACAGCGTGCGTACGTGACTTGGGCTGGGGAACAAACAGCAGGTGCGTGTGTGCGTGGCCTGTATTGGCCCATTGCGGAGGCGTGCGTGCGTGAAGTCTGGACACCCTGATGCACTGATGTTGGGCCAACCTGATGCACAGGGCCTTTTTAGGTGGTAGGTAGCACTAAAAAATTAGATGGGCCCGTATTCCTGTGCATCAGGGTCAGCCCAATGGGCTCCGCCCCTGCTCGTATTCAGTCATCTGGTCGCTATTTCTTTGCTTCAGTCTTATGGAGGTTCAGAGGGAGGTTTAGAGGAACCTTCTTTTTTCCATGGAGTGTTGGACTAGTATGTAGGAGTAGAATCTGATAAAGAATGTCATTCACCTCCTACCCGCAGGAATATATCTGGTAGCAAATATTGTCATTGAGGCCTTGCCAGTAATGACTATGCAGCACTGCAGATCTCTACTTTCATTCCAAAAAAAAGCAGTGCATTCCTACTGCATTTGAATTTGGTTGCATCCTAATCCAATTCACATAGTTACAGTTTTATACCCAGACAAAATAATTGATTGACCAGGCACGCCATCATCATACTATACAGGAAATAGGCAACAGACAGTACGGCAAAAAACAGGAGATGCAGAGCTAGGCTCACCGTGGGTGGAGTAGTCGGGCGCCGCAGCGGGTAAATGGAATCGAGGAGGGCGGCCGAATTTGACCACGGCGATATGCTGACCAAGCCAATTCACAAAACTTTTAGCCACACAAACCACGAAATCTCTGAATGGCAACAAACTTAGCAAGGCGCGTGCTAGATAAATCGTTAAGGATGTGTACCTTTCAATGGAGGATTCAAGGAGGGAAGTCCAGAAGCAGGTCGACCCTGACTCAGACTCCTCTTTGGAGAGCTGACGTACTCCTCTTGGCTCTAGATAAGGGAGCACATCGGCGCGTGGATGACGACGGTTGGGATGGCCAGGGCAGTATGGGGAGGGGGAGTagttggcggcgggcggcggacggcCGCGGATGCTGAGaatgggcgggcggcggcggcggcggaggcggaggaggaggaggatgggctggcggcggaggcggaggatgGGCGAGCAGCGGACGGCAGCGGAGGCCTGGCCGTGCTCTGGTCGTTGGGGGGAGGAGGTGCGGGGCGTGGGAAAGATCGTGGTGCAGGGGCGTGCGTGCGTGAGCAAAGCGTGGTTTTTTTCGAACGGGATGTGCGGGGGCTTAATTGCGTGGCTTGTTGTGCTAACCATGAAGGATTAGGGACCATCAAATTTTATAGATGAACGGATAGaattgtttggatctgcccctaGATTAACTAAAGcaatggcatggtgggtaattaaaACGTAAAACACGTTTAGTATGCTGGAGGGATGTAGACCACCAGATTGCAGGTTTCGATGGATAGGATGATCTGGTTCTCCgctctctctttcttttatagtggtagtagatgatGGCTCAAAATACCAGTCCTCGCGGCGTGGGGACGCAGGACAGATTATTCAGTTGATAATTTAGGACATGTACAATGGTCGATGAGGTAGTCTTATTttaaatcttgcatgtaatttagagatgataaaaaaatatgtctacaatgggtcatctcttagtgttatcttcaataactagttattcctaaaaatatggtgagacatattgtgctaagagatcatctcttgccttctcttaattaagagaagccaagccttttcttataatttttttctcctccatctcatcatttAACCTACGTAGcattgctaagatagaaccattgtacatgccttaTCTAGCGGTCTAGCCCTATGTATGCAGATTGCAGATGATCTATGAATACGGTGTACTACGTGGTTTCTTTTTCTTGAAAGATGCGTCCAACATTCTTGGCGCATCTCTAGCGGATCCTAAAAATGGTAAAGTAAACCGCCGAGTAAAGCTTGACTATGGTTGGTCATTCCCGGTACCAGCCGAGCAGTGTAGTAACCCTCGGAAATCGTTGCACCCAGCAGCGCGTACGTGGTAAATGGATGTTTCTGCAAGGAGATTCGTGACACGTACCCAGGTGTCTGAAACGGAGAGATTAGTAAATGCACTGCCGGCCCAAACGCATGTAACCGGAGGTGCGTTTTGCAAACTACTAtcctccatgcatgcatgcacgtttCCTAGTCTGTAAAATTGAACCTGAGAACGCACGACACGACCAATAAATAGAGAGATCGATCAATGTGCGTTGCATTGCATTCCCGGCCAAACGCCACACAAAAAAAACAAATAACCACGGCATGGAGAAAGCCTCGGATCACCGTCGGCTGGCGCCCGCCATAGTCGTCGCCCTGgtcgccaccgccgtcgtcctgGCCCCTCTCCCAGCCGCCGCACAACGACGCCCAGCGGCGCCGCCACCACCACACACGCAGACCGAACCAAGCCCAAAGCCGGAAGCAGCAGCGGCGACAATCGCCGGTGACTCAGCGGAGACACTGTACGCGTGCGACATTGAGAACCGCATGGGCAACGACGAGGAGGTCATGTTCTTGGACTGCGACGGGAGCGACGACATCCGGCCGTTGAGTATCGACAACGGCAACACCTTGACGTACCGGGCATACTGGGAGTGGGAGCCCAAGGTGACGTGCAAGTGGAAGTACGTCAGGAACATCATGAGCGGGGTGGTGGTGTGGGACCTCTAGTGGCCGGGGGCGAGGTCGTTCAGGGTGGCAATGCAGGGAGGGGACGCGCCGTGCAAGGTCGTGTTCGAGAACAGGGCGGTGACCTTCGTGACGCCAGCGGGGAGGAGGGTGCTGGGCGACGTCGCCATCAAGGAGCGCAGCTGGGGCGGGTTCGGCAGTTTGGTGCCTTTCGGGCTCGGCTGCACCTACCCCAAGCACGAACACCCCTACGTCGGCACCATCGAGGAGTAATTACTAAGGACCCAACAAGTAGCATATATTGATCCATGTACCAATCCCTGCTATTGGGAAGGTGAATCTATGAGCTTCATG comes from Triticum aestivum cultivar Chinese Spring chromosome 5B, IWGSC CS RefSeq v2.1, whole genome shotgun sequence and encodes:
- the LOC123115205 gene encoding uncharacterized protein, producing the protein MVSTTSHAIKPPHIPFEKNHALLTHARPCTTIFPTPRTSSPQRPEHGQASAAVRCSPILRLRRQPILLLLRLRRRRRPPILSIRGRPPPAANYSPSPYCPGHPNRRHPRADVLPYLEPRGVRQLSKEESESGSTCFWTSLLESSIESISPWSNSAALLDSIYPLRRPTTPPTIYMLCSILQQVDYCLRQGIIV